Genomic DNA from Schistocerca gregaria isolate iqSchGreg1 chromosome 4, iqSchGreg1.2, whole genome shotgun sequence:
cctgttcacgagtctgggtattttgatattcGTCTCAATATATATAGTCCTTACTctgtcatttcttattaacaatattagtttatttccaagaacaagcagctttcactcacttaatactcggcagaaatgaaacctgcatttggatcagacttcattAATCTTTGTGCACAAAGGAATGCaatatactgttgcatccattttcaatgagctaccacaagaattcaaaaatcttacctgtaatccacgcacttttaaatcaaaactgaagggtttcctcatgggtcactccttctattcttctgaggagttccttgaaaaattgagctgattcttgttgtactgttgGTTGCATTTACttaaaacttatggcttgacttttttctggtccataaacattttatttttatctgttattacttttatgttgtaatttcatgtactcacaCATTCCATGGccttagagatttgctcctcaatttggtcctacatttaacttgacatgtaaataaaataaaaaaaagtgtgatgtAGACTGAGTTGGAGATTGATTCTGAAGACATTAAGTCGACAAATGAATACTGTTTAAATCTCAGTGGTATCGTGGCACAATAAGAAACAGCCCACAGTGTCTCTATCTACAAATGAGTCAAAATATATGGCCCTGATCTCAGCATGTCAAAAGGCTCTAAGGCTTCAAAGAttgtttgttgtcttcagtcctgagactggtttgatgcagctctccatgctactctatcctgtgcaagcttcttgatctcccagtacctagtgcaacctgcatccttctgaatctgcttagtgtattcatctcttggtctccctttatgatttttaccctccactctgccctccaatgctaaatttgtgatcccctgatgcctcagaacatgccctaccaaccggtcccttcttcttgtcaagttgtgctacaaactcctcttctccccaattctattcaatacctcctcattagttatgtgatctacccatctaatcttcagcattcttctgtagcaccacatttcaaaagcttctattctcttcttgttcaaactatttatcgtccatgtttcacttccatacatggctacactccatacaaatactttgagaaacgacttcctgacacttaaatctatactcaatgttaacaaatttctcttcttcagaaacgctttccttgccattgttgaggtcttcagtcctgagactgggttgatgcagtgaAATTTCTCCAAACCAAAGAAGGATCCTATTAAACTACTATGTGACAACAAAGAAGCAATTGAACAATCTAAGATTAGTGGCTACAAGAGTCAAATCAAACATGCAGACAGAAGATAGCGCTTTATAAGAGACAAAATAAAATCAACTCAAGTCACTGTGGACCACAAATGCTTGGACCAAATGCTAGCAGACATGATGACAAACCTTTGGCAAAGCCTCACAATCACCTGCTGCAACAAGATTTTGTACTGAAAATGTAGCTTCTATCTCTCTCTTGCAGGCATGATTCTAGTTGGGATGTGATAATTTTGGATCTGTGCTCTGCTTATTTAATAATCTTTTGTGTTTTTATGAGTAACTATGGACACTACATTTTTATTCCTTGCATTGACTTGTACAAAAGTTTGTCACTGTTTTTACCTTGTTAATATGCATATAACAAATCTTATCATTCCTACTGGGTATCTCCAGCAAATTACTCTGTTAAGATAGACAGTTGGCATTAGGTGATAAATATTTTCCAGCTGAGTAATGAGAACAATTAACCAACATTCACAAATGACAGTTGTGAATTTAGAAGTCTAACACTCCTGGACCACAGGTCCCCTGAATTGTAGATAACCACTATCTGGAATTTTAATGCACTTGTACTCAACCAGCCTGTTCTTAATCTCATATTTCTGAGTAAAAACTGCTAGGTTTGTGTGGTATGCTTACGTAAGTACATGTTGTACACTGACAATCACGTCACCAAAAAATACTTACACCGATTTTGCTGGTACAAGACAATATCTACTCCCACTGTATGACCTGTGGTGTATGTGATAGGCTTTATTTTCTAGCCCACAAGTTGATTTTTCCATATTAGATAAGTAATCTTAAAGATACAAATATGAAGTTCAAAATAATTATCACACCTGAGAAAGTGACACCACATGTGTAGGAATGTTAAATACAGTTACTtcaataatgtaaaaaataattattgtatttgGAGAGtggtgaaagaaacaaaacttgaaaTCTTTGGATTAACATTTTTTATATGAGTAtgactttaaataataataaaaataatattactaaTATTTACATAACTTTTCACGAAAGCAGACAACCAGTCAATAACAAAAGTATTTTGCCTTACATGAATAACAATATTCTTATTTCATCTGAATATAAATGTAAATCTTTCATCGAAGGAAAAATTAGTGTAATTATTTCAATACAAAACAAATTGTAGCATGACttttttctgttgttattttgTGTTCTGCATCACTTTCAAACATTTTCAGTGTCAAGATCAGTTATAAATTCTTTATATAttaaaataccatattaatgccacAGCAACTTTGCTCAGTAACTgtaagtacaaaaatataataatgctACATTTGTGAATTGGTTAACAATTCTACTACTCTTCCTTCCACTGTTACATTGGGAAGTTTAATACTACCTCTTTTAGGCCTCCAAGAAATTTCTGAATCATCAGCCTCCACATGTAAATCACAGCCATCATTATCATTGGGAATTGGTTGTTGAAGATCATAACAATCTTGTGAATCTACAGCAAGACCAACAGTATTCAAAGTTCCTGTTTCATCCACTTCAACAGTAGTACACACTGCCCCAGTTTCATTGACAACAACAATACTATTGAAAGTTTTACTTTCATTTGCAATACCAACAGTATTTACTGTTTCAGTAGTACTCTGAACACACTCAGCAGGTGAAGCTTCTACATACTGTTTTGCTGGGGAGCTCTTCTGTTCAAGGATATCACTTTTGTCTTTAACTGATGAAGATTTAACATTCTTTTTCGGTGTTCTTGCATGTCTTTCATCATACCTGCGTTTTGCTCTCAatgcagcatcatcatcatcactgctgCCTTCAGTGTACAATTCTTCTCCAGATATCCATTGCTCATCTTCATCCTGAAAGCATATAATAAAGAAAACATCAGCATGTAAAGACCGCAGTGCTGATAACTATACAGAAGTGAAACAATAAAGTCACCTTTGACTGATATGTGAAATTTTTTGACGTAATCCAACTGTTGCTGTATGAGCTCATAAGTGCCCTCGAACAATGAGAGTAAAAGAGAATTTGTACACTGTGCTGTAAATGGCAAATGCGTCAGTACAATTTTTATAACAAGTGGATTTTTGTTATTTAGTGACCCAAAGCAGAATTATGGCCATACTCAGTTAATTGTATAAAGCTCCCTTGTTAATATATTCTGACAGTGTTTAGAACTCTAATTTGTTGTCTTAATTACAGACTGAAATGGTTTACAAGGATTTTGTTTGAAAAAGACAGACAAAAGGAGTGGGCTCCAAACAGTTTATGTATGGGAACTTACTGGCTCGAAATTTGCAACAGTGTAAATTACGGTACTGGCTGAATGTGAGCTGATTACATAATCAACATTAGAAAAAACTTTAACAAATCTGCAGTAGTTAGAACCATGAGGTTCCCACAATGGATGAAAAAGGTCACAGGAAAAATGTTAAGGATAATAAAATGATGATAAAAGAGACAGAGCACTGGGATTTAAGGTAGAAGCAGGAGCAagtggaaataaaaagtgaaaGCAACTTAAGAGACGAGACTCATACTGGCTGAACTATATAATAGGTGGCATACAGTCAGTCATTTTTTACTCACGCAATACACACACGTAATAAGAAAGAAAATCAATAAtattggtacgatgaaccctcctcCATGCAATGTGTAGTGGCTTGTGAAGTATTTGCGGTCTTATTTAAACATAGATCAATGACAATGAAATTCTGAATCAGTTTTAGTTGTGTGGTCAGATAACAAATGGTTAAGACAATTTCTTGTGATAACCAGGAGATAGGGCATAAAACCCATTTCACAAAGAGAAACTAAAACAAAAAGTACCAACTGAGATATTAGCATATTAATGGCAGCTTTATGAgaggaaaattaaaataataaaggaATCAAAAATTAAGGAGCGGATATTTTACATAAGTTTTGCATCATGATCTCATGAACTGAAGGCAAAGAAAGGAATTTGGATCATCACACAAGCTTAAAGAATGCTAGAGAAATTGGGTGGACAATAGAAAACAACTCTTAATAAAACAACAGAAAGTGGATCTCACTTCAAGTACATTTTACAGATGTTACAACTTTACTGTAAAGATATGTAATTTTGATGTAACTGGTTTCTACCAGTTAGAGGTTGTCTTCAGAGAAGAGAACATGCTGTACTCCCATTGTTTGAGAGAAGATTAATCAAAACTGAATGTGGCTAAAAATGTGAAATGTATTTGTAGAAAGTTTTTTAGTTCGGTTCTTTAAGCTTTAGATTTTGTATTtcccatctttttttcttttaattagccAATTGGAGAAATTCATTTTGAACTGTTTCCTTCTAAGATTTTTAAACCTCTGTCTTAATATTCTCAAATTAAATTCAATTCACTTTGGGTTTTTTCTCAAAGGATTCACTACATAATTCATAACATTACACAATTGcatttttattattctttcttgGTTTTTCTCTCTAAGTCTTCTTTTATaaatttctttgctgtcttggtGTTTTTACATTGGCTTAAGTACTTCCCACTTGCACATTGGGAATCAAAAGATCCATTATTTGAATGTGCAGTCTTTTGCAGGGAGCTCATGTTACTAATatatcattttttttcctttatgtattAAACTTAGGTCACAAATATGGGTTTGGCATGGAAAGTGGCTTTGTTACAAAGTGGATTTTTCACTCTCAGTGGTTGTAAACTAACTAAAAAAGATTACACAGATTTGGCAGTTACAATTTTTGAGTTGCAGAAACAGTATACCATCACTAGTAGTTGctgttttattttttaacattttttatgaCACAATTACATGCGAATTTCACAATGATGTAAATGGTTTCAAACAGCTAGAGGTCAACTTTAGACTAAGGCACATGCTGCAATTGGCGATGTGGCACTCCTGTTGTATTGTTTCAAAATGTATGGGTTTGTAGTACTTGAGGAGCGTACAGAAACCAAGATAGCTTTAATATGGCTGACAATGTGACTGGAATATTACATCACAGCTTGCAGCATATGCTTCTAGTCTGAAGATCAGACTGTTTGAAACCGGTAAAAACACTGTGTAATGTCCATGCAACTAAGTTGTATAAAATACAAACTCAACAAGCCACTCAATCTTAAGGgacaatatgtaatttttttccaaTTAGTAGGTGCCTTGTTAACAAATGCCTTGATTGTTATGAAAAAGTGTCTTACATTATTTGTTATGTGCTGGGATTGTTAAGAAAGTTAATACATAAATGATGATATCATAAAACATAAGATTCTGGAGAAATAAGATAATCACATTCTGGTTCTCATAAAATTTGATAGACATTACCTTCTATTGTACAGAAGAAAATCTACAATGTAtgtaaaaaatcacaaaaagaaagaaagcccAAAATTGTGTTGGAAACTTTTTAGTACACACAGAAAGAGAGGGAGGTATATTCAGAGGAAAGCTAGATAACACACATCATTATGGTGTTGGTTGTACAGTAATATTACCAACGTAGTTAAGAGGTTGACCACGTTTCATCACAAGCATCATAATTTTCTTACTGCCTGGCACTGCAATTAAAGTCTCTAACTATTTTTATGGTGATGATATTTGACTTGGAGGTAGCTATACAAGGTCCACCAGTGGAAGGAATTTCATTATTGATATCTGACCAGCAATGATAGGAGAGATGGTGTTTCAGGGAATGAGAATATGTGATACCGTTAATGACAATTTGTCCATCAGattgagaggaggaggagattggtgtttaatgtcccactgacaatgaggtcattagagacagggcaaactcttggattagggaaggatggggaaggaaactggccgtgcattttcaaaggagccatcccagcattggcctgaagcaatttagggaaatcacaggtaaTCTAATGCAGGATGGcctgatgcaggtttgaaccatcatcctcttggatgtgagaccagtgtgctaaacactatgTCACCTTGCTCGGTCATCAGACTGGGAAATTAGCTTCCATTTTCTACCATCCTTTTATTCTGCATTACACAATGTAAAGAACACTAAAATGGGAATTACTTTGATTTATGACTGCAAAACACTGTGCTGCAGGGAGGCAAGTAAGCAGAGGTTATCCTGTATTGTACAGGTTggtgcaaataaaagtggcccagacgagtggatgtgattggacatgaatgtatgcatataaccacaccccaacaggatggagcaactgcctatACAGTTGAGTGTACCTTGGGGCACATTTGCACAacattcacgcctgacagagttctTAGCAGAGGGCAGTCTGGTcgtggccctagctggccacccaggtcacctgatctgt
This window encodes:
- the LOC126267031 gene encoding uncharacterized protein LOC126267031 produces the protein MSKTSSSTTHSETQIKLAQLQVERIKDEDEQWISGEELYTEGSSDDDDAALRAKRRYDERHARTPKKNVKSSSVKDKSDILEQKSSPAKQYVEASPAECVQSTTETVNTVGIANESKTFNSIVVVNETGAVCTTVEVDETGTLNTVGLAVDSQDCYDLQQPIPNDNDGCDLHVEADDSEISWRPKRGSIKLPNVTVEGRVVELLTNSQM